A part of Drosophila ananassae strain 14024-0371.13 chromosome 2R, ASM1763931v2, whole genome shotgun sequence genomic DNA contains:
- the LOC6493301 gene encoding protein LSM14 homolog B isoform X1: MSTGLPELGSKISLISKADIRYEGRLYTVDPQECTIALSSVRSFGTEDRDTQFQIAPQSQIYDYILFRGSDIKDIRVVNNHTLPHHNDPAIMQAQLQNAPPQVMPQHFPMPNAMGAPPQQPQQVPPQQQQPPHGAPSMPGGGNGAGGAPSGAPGYGNGNPFGNLAAANLANMVGNANAGSLAPGAGAPGSGAPFMHIGNQQQQKPQQQKQPISVLDMLAGASRSTTPISLIISPTAELTQQHQQQMQQNTAQGGNGRDAGHKRQNHQQQHSNQQGQQQRGGSNNNMHQQQQRGGSGNDFYNQRDRRDSGRQMDNNYNSNYSNNQRNNRGGGGGGGNGMQQQQRGGGGGGNGGGGGNGAWNMHRGGQNSNNMMMRNRGMGSRGPMRPNQGYRPQSANQNKPLNKIKFEGDFDFEQANNKFEELRSQLAKLKVADEAAKSTANSTATTTATNEQVGEKVEGAAHTFFDNLQLNGETDKKDDSGNETGAGEHEPEEDDVHVGYDKTKSFFDNISCEAAQDRSKNKKNDWRQERKLNTETFGVSSTRRGSYRGRNHYYNNGNMGGGAGNGGMNSGYGGAPGYNRNNYRMGGGGGGNFRNRSNNRNNGGGGGGRGNGQPTIPNGNGNPAAALKAAANNAGSTDASATTATTKSTSLLPEQTQQVAAVSQ, from the exons ATGAGTACGGGATTGCCGGAGTTGGGCTCAAAAATTAGCCTGATTTCGAAGGCGGACATCAGGTATGAAGGCCGCCTCTATACCGTGGATCCGCAGGAGTGCACCATTGCGCTCTCTAGTG tGCGCTCCTTCGGCACCGAGGACCGGGACACACAGTTCCAGATTGCGCCCCAGTCGCAGATCTACGACTACATCCTCTTCCGCGGCTCGGACATCAAGGACATTCGGGTGGTGAACAACCATACACTGCCCCACCACAATGATCCGGCGATCATGCAGGCCCAGCTCCAGAACGCACCGCCCCAGGTCATGCCCCAGCACTTCCCCATGCCCAACGCCATGGGTGCTCCGCCCCAGCAGCCACAACAGGtgccgccgcagcagcagcagccgccccATGGGGCTCCCTCGATGCCGGGTGGCGGCAACGGTGCCGGTGGCGCACCCAGCGGTGCTCCTGGCTATGGAAATGGAAATCCCTTCGGCAACCTGGCCGCCGCCAACTTAGCCAACATGGTGGGCAATGCGAACGCCGGCTCCCTGGCTCCGGGTGCAGGTGCCCCTGGAAGCGGAGCACCCTTCATGCACATTGGAaatcaacagcagcagaagccCCAGCAGCAAAAACAGCCAA TTTCCGTTTTAGACATGCTGGCCGGAGCCTCCCGTTCCACAACGCCCATCAGCCTGATTATCAGTCCCACGGCGGAGCTCacccagcagcaccagcagcagatGCAACAGAACACTGCCCAGGGTGGCAACGGGCGCGATGCAGGTCATAAGCGCCAgaaccaccagcagcagcattcGAATCAGCAGGGCCAGCAGCAACGTGGCGGATCCAACAACAACatgcatcagcagcagcagcggggaGGCAGCGGCAATGATTTCTATAACCAGCGGGATCGCCGTGACTCTGGTCGCCAGATggacaacaactacaacagcAATTACAGCAATAATCAGCGCAATAAtcgcggcggcggcggaggaggcggCAATGgcatgcagcagcagcagcgaggaggcggcggtggcggcaaTGGAGGAGGCGGTGGCAACGGAGCCTGGAATATGCATCGCGGAGGTCAGAACTCAAACAACATGATGATGCGTAATCGTGGAATGGGATCACGAGGTCCCATGCGACCAAATCag gGATATCGTCCGCAGTCGGCCAATCAGAACAAGCCGCTTAACAAGATCAAGTTCGAGGGCGACTTCGACTTCGAGCAGGCCAACAACAAGTTCGAGGAACTGCGCTCCCAGCTGGCGAAGCTCAAGGTGGCCGACGAGGCAGCCAAATCAACCGCCAACTCTACGGCAACCACAACTGCAACCAATGAGCAGGTGGGTGAAAAGGTTGAGGGCGCCGCCCATACA TTCTTTGATAATTTGCAGCTAAATGGGGAGACGGACAAGAAGGATGATTCTGGCAACGAGACCGGGGCCGGGGAGCATGAGCCGGAGGAGGATGATGTCCATGTGGGCTATGACAAGACCAAGTCGTTCTTCGACAACATTTCGTGCGAGGCTGCCCAGGACCGCAGCAAGAACAAGAAGAACGATTGGCGCCAGGAGCGCAAGTTGAACACCGAGACCTTTGGCGTTTCCTCGACTCGTCGTGGCAG CTACCGTGGACGCAACCATTACTACAATAATGGCAACATGGGCGGCGGAGCGGGCAATGGAGGCATGAACTCTGGCTATGGTGGAGCGCCGGGCTACAATCGCAACAACTACCGGATGggcggtggtggcggcggAAACTTCCGCAACCGAAGCAACAACCGGAACaatggcggcggcggtggcggccgGGGAAATGGTCAGCCCACTATTCCCAATGGCAATGGCAACCCAGCCGCTGCCCTGAAGGCGGCAGCCAACAATGCAGGATCCACGGACGCATCCGCCACAACAGCGACGACGAAATCGACGTCCCTCTTGCCAGAGCAGACGCAACAGGTGGCGGCAGttt CTCAATAA
- the LOC6493301 gene encoding protein LSM14 homolog B isoform X6: MSTGLPELGSKISLISKADIRYEGRLYTVDPQECTIALSSVRSFGTEDRDTQFQIAPQSQIYDYILFRGSDIKDIRVVNNHTLPHHNDPAIMQAQLQNAPPQVMPQHFPMPNAMGAPPQQPQQVPPQQQQPPHGAPSMPGGGNGAGGAPSGAPGYGNGNPFGNLAAANLANMVGNANAGSLAPGAGAPGSGAPFMHIGNQQQQKPQQQKQPNMLAGASRSTTPISLIISPTAELTQQHQQQMQQNTAQGGNGRDAGHKRQNHQQQHSNQQGQQQRGGSNNNMHQQQQRGGSGNDFYNQRDRRDSGRQMDNNYNSNYSNNQRNNRGGGGGGGNGMQQQQRGGGGGGNGGGGGNGAWNMHRGGQNSNNMMMRNRGMGSRGPMRPNQGYRPQSANQNKPLNKIKFEGDFDFEQANNKFEELRSQLAKLKVADEAAKSTANSTATTTATNEQLNGETDKKDDSGNETGAGEHEPEEDDVHVGYDKTKSFFDNISCEAAQDRSKNKKNDWRQERKLNTETFGVSSTRRGSYRGRNHYYNNGNMGGGAGNGGMNSGYGGAPGYNRNNYRMGGGGGGNFRNRSNNRNNGGGGGGRGNGQPTIPNGNGNPAAALKAAANNAGSTDASATTATTKSTSLLPEQTQQVAAVSQ, translated from the exons ATGAGTACGGGATTGCCGGAGTTGGGCTCAAAAATTAGCCTGATTTCGAAGGCGGACATCAGGTATGAAGGCCGCCTCTATACCGTGGATCCGCAGGAGTGCACCATTGCGCTCTCTAGTG tGCGCTCCTTCGGCACCGAGGACCGGGACACACAGTTCCAGATTGCGCCCCAGTCGCAGATCTACGACTACATCCTCTTCCGCGGCTCGGACATCAAGGACATTCGGGTGGTGAACAACCATACACTGCCCCACCACAATGATCCGGCGATCATGCAGGCCCAGCTCCAGAACGCACCGCCCCAGGTCATGCCCCAGCACTTCCCCATGCCCAACGCCATGGGTGCTCCGCCCCAGCAGCCACAACAGGtgccgccgcagcagcagcagccgccccATGGGGCTCCCTCGATGCCGGGTGGCGGCAACGGTGCCGGTGGCGCACCCAGCGGTGCTCCTGGCTATGGAAATGGAAATCCCTTCGGCAACCTGGCCGCCGCCAACTTAGCCAACATGGTGGGCAATGCGAACGCCGGCTCCCTGGCTCCGGGTGCAGGTGCCCCTGGAAGCGGAGCACCCTTCATGCACATTGGAaatcaacagcagcagaagccCCAGCAGCAAAAACAGCCAA ACATGCTGGCCGGAGCCTCCCGTTCCACAACGCCCATCAGCCTGATTATCAGTCCCACGGCGGAGCTCacccagcagcaccagcagcagatGCAACAGAACACTGCCCAGGGTGGCAACGGGCGCGATGCAGGTCATAAGCGCCAgaaccaccagcagcagcattcGAATCAGCAGGGCCAGCAGCAACGTGGCGGATCCAACAACAACatgcatcagcagcagcagcggggaGGCAGCGGCAATGATTTCTATAACCAGCGGGATCGCCGTGACTCTGGTCGCCAGATggacaacaactacaacagcAATTACAGCAATAATCAGCGCAATAAtcgcggcggcggcggaggaggcggCAATGgcatgcagcagcagcagcgaggaggcggcggtggcggcaaTGGAGGAGGCGGTGGCAACGGAGCCTGGAATATGCATCGCGGAGGTCAGAACTCAAACAACATGATGATGCGTAATCGTGGAATGGGATCACGAGGTCCCATGCGACCAAATCag gGATATCGTCCGCAGTCGGCCAATCAGAACAAGCCGCTTAACAAGATCAAGTTCGAGGGCGACTTCGACTTCGAGCAGGCCAACAACAAGTTCGAGGAACTGCGCTCCCAGCTGGCGAAGCTCAAGGTGGCCGACGAGGCAGCCAAATCAACCGCCAACTCTACGGCAACCACAACTGCAACCAATGAGCAG CTAAATGGGGAGACGGACAAGAAGGATGATTCTGGCAACGAGACCGGGGCCGGGGAGCATGAGCCGGAGGAGGATGATGTCCATGTGGGCTATGACAAGACCAAGTCGTTCTTCGACAACATTTCGTGCGAGGCTGCCCAGGACCGCAGCAAGAACAAGAAGAACGATTGGCGCCAGGAGCGCAAGTTGAACACCGAGACCTTTGGCGTTTCCTCGACTCGTCGTGGCAG CTACCGTGGACGCAACCATTACTACAATAATGGCAACATGGGCGGCGGAGCGGGCAATGGAGGCATGAACTCTGGCTATGGTGGAGCGCCGGGCTACAATCGCAACAACTACCGGATGggcggtggtggcggcggAAACTTCCGCAACCGAAGCAACAACCGGAACaatggcggcggcggtggcggccgGGGAAATGGTCAGCCCACTATTCCCAATGGCAATGGCAACCCAGCCGCTGCCCTGAAGGCGGCAGCCAACAATGCAGGATCCACGGACGCATCCGCCACAACAGCGACGACGAAATCGACGTCCCTCTTGCCAGAGCAGACGCAACAGGTGGCGGCAGttt CTCAATAA
- the LOC6493301 gene encoding protein LSM14 homolog B isoform X4: MSTGLPELGSKISLISKADIRYEGRLYTVDPQECTIALSSVRSFGTEDRDTQFQIAPQSQIYDYILFRGSDIKDIRVVNNHTLPHHNDPAIMQAQLQNAPPQVMPQHFPMPNAMGAPPQQPQQVPPQQQQPPHGAPSMPGGGNGAGGAPSGAPGYGNGNPFGNLAAANLANMVGNANAGSLAPGAGAPGSGAPFMHIGNQQQQKPQQQKQPNMLAGASRSTTPISLIISPTAELTQQHQQQMQQNTAQGGNGRDAGHKRQNHQQQHSNQQGQQQRGGSNNNMHQQQQRGGSGNDFYNQRDRRDSGRQMDNNYNSNYSNNQRNNRGGGGGGGNGMQQQQRGGGGGGNGGGGGNGAWNMHRGGQNSNNMMMRNRGMGSRGPMRPNQGYRPQSANQNKPLNKIKFEGDFDFEQANNKFEELRSQLAKLKVADEAAKSTANSTATTTATNEQVGEKVEGAAHTLNGETDKKDDSGNETGAGEHEPEEDDVHVGYDKTKSFFDNISCEAAQDRSKNKKNDWRQERKLNTETFGVSSTRRGSYRGRNHYYNNGNMGGGAGNGGMNSGYGGAPGYNRNNYRMGGGGGGNFRNRSNNRNNGGGGGGRGNGQPTIPNGNGNPAAALKAAANNAGSTDASATTATTKSTSLLPEQTQQVAAVSQ, from the exons ATGAGTACGGGATTGCCGGAGTTGGGCTCAAAAATTAGCCTGATTTCGAAGGCGGACATCAGGTATGAAGGCCGCCTCTATACCGTGGATCCGCAGGAGTGCACCATTGCGCTCTCTAGTG tGCGCTCCTTCGGCACCGAGGACCGGGACACACAGTTCCAGATTGCGCCCCAGTCGCAGATCTACGACTACATCCTCTTCCGCGGCTCGGACATCAAGGACATTCGGGTGGTGAACAACCATACACTGCCCCACCACAATGATCCGGCGATCATGCAGGCCCAGCTCCAGAACGCACCGCCCCAGGTCATGCCCCAGCACTTCCCCATGCCCAACGCCATGGGTGCTCCGCCCCAGCAGCCACAACAGGtgccgccgcagcagcagcagccgccccATGGGGCTCCCTCGATGCCGGGTGGCGGCAACGGTGCCGGTGGCGCACCCAGCGGTGCTCCTGGCTATGGAAATGGAAATCCCTTCGGCAACCTGGCCGCCGCCAACTTAGCCAACATGGTGGGCAATGCGAACGCCGGCTCCCTGGCTCCGGGTGCAGGTGCCCCTGGAAGCGGAGCACCCTTCATGCACATTGGAaatcaacagcagcagaagccCCAGCAGCAAAAACAGCCAA ACATGCTGGCCGGAGCCTCCCGTTCCACAACGCCCATCAGCCTGATTATCAGTCCCACGGCGGAGCTCacccagcagcaccagcagcagatGCAACAGAACACTGCCCAGGGTGGCAACGGGCGCGATGCAGGTCATAAGCGCCAgaaccaccagcagcagcattcGAATCAGCAGGGCCAGCAGCAACGTGGCGGATCCAACAACAACatgcatcagcagcagcagcggggaGGCAGCGGCAATGATTTCTATAACCAGCGGGATCGCCGTGACTCTGGTCGCCAGATggacaacaactacaacagcAATTACAGCAATAATCAGCGCAATAAtcgcggcggcggcggaggaggcggCAATGgcatgcagcagcagcagcgaggaggcggcggtggcggcaaTGGAGGAGGCGGTGGCAACGGAGCCTGGAATATGCATCGCGGAGGTCAGAACTCAAACAACATGATGATGCGTAATCGTGGAATGGGATCACGAGGTCCCATGCGACCAAATCag gGATATCGTCCGCAGTCGGCCAATCAGAACAAGCCGCTTAACAAGATCAAGTTCGAGGGCGACTTCGACTTCGAGCAGGCCAACAACAAGTTCGAGGAACTGCGCTCCCAGCTGGCGAAGCTCAAGGTGGCCGACGAGGCAGCCAAATCAACCGCCAACTCTACGGCAACCACAACTGCAACCAATGAGCAGGTGGGTGAAAAGGTTGAGGGCGCCGCCCATACA CTAAATGGGGAGACGGACAAGAAGGATGATTCTGGCAACGAGACCGGGGCCGGGGAGCATGAGCCGGAGGAGGATGATGTCCATGTGGGCTATGACAAGACCAAGTCGTTCTTCGACAACATTTCGTGCGAGGCTGCCCAGGACCGCAGCAAGAACAAGAAGAACGATTGGCGCCAGGAGCGCAAGTTGAACACCGAGACCTTTGGCGTTTCCTCGACTCGTCGTGGCAG CTACCGTGGACGCAACCATTACTACAATAATGGCAACATGGGCGGCGGAGCGGGCAATGGAGGCATGAACTCTGGCTATGGTGGAGCGCCGGGCTACAATCGCAACAACTACCGGATGggcggtggtggcggcggAAACTTCCGCAACCGAAGCAACAACCGGAACaatggcggcggcggtggcggccgGGGAAATGGTCAGCCCACTATTCCCAATGGCAATGGCAACCCAGCCGCTGCCCTGAAGGCGGCAGCCAACAATGCAGGATCCACGGACGCATCCGCCACAACAGCGACGACGAAATCGACGTCCCTCTTGCCAGAGCAGACGCAACAGGTGGCGGCAGttt CTCAATAA
- the LOC6493301 gene encoding protein LSM14 homolog B isoform X2, whose protein sequence is MSTGLPELGSKISLISKADIRYEGRLYTVDPQECTIALSSVRSFGTEDRDTQFQIAPQSQIYDYILFRGSDIKDIRVVNNHTLPHHNDPAIMQAQLQNAPPQVMPQHFPMPNAMGAPPQQPQQVPPQQQQPPHGAPSMPGGGNGAGGAPSGAPGYGNGNPFGNLAAANLANMVGNANAGSLAPGAGAPGSGAPFMHIGNQQQQKPQQQKQPNMLAGASRSTTPISLIISPTAELTQQHQQQMQQNTAQGGNGRDAGHKRQNHQQQHSNQQGQQQRGGSNNNMHQQQQRGGSGNDFYNQRDRRDSGRQMDNNYNSNYSNNQRNNRGGGGGGGNGMQQQQRGGGGGGNGGGGGNGAWNMHRGGQNSNNMMMRNRGMGSRGPMRPNQGYRPQSANQNKPLNKIKFEGDFDFEQANNKFEELRSQLAKLKVADEAAKSTANSTATTTATNEQVGEKVEGAAHTFFDNLQLNGETDKKDDSGNETGAGEHEPEEDDVHVGYDKTKSFFDNISCEAAQDRSKNKKNDWRQERKLNTETFGVSSTRRGSYRGRNHYYNNGNMGGGAGNGGMNSGYGGAPGYNRNNYRMGGGGGGNFRNRSNNRNNGGGGGGRGNGQPTIPNGNGNPAAALKAAANNAGSTDASATTATTKSTSLLPEQTQQVAAVSQ, encoded by the exons ATGAGTACGGGATTGCCGGAGTTGGGCTCAAAAATTAGCCTGATTTCGAAGGCGGACATCAGGTATGAAGGCCGCCTCTATACCGTGGATCCGCAGGAGTGCACCATTGCGCTCTCTAGTG tGCGCTCCTTCGGCACCGAGGACCGGGACACACAGTTCCAGATTGCGCCCCAGTCGCAGATCTACGACTACATCCTCTTCCGCGGCTCGGACATCAAGGACATTCGGGTGGTGAACAACCATACACTGCCCCACCACAATGATCCGGCGATCATGCAGGCCCAGCTCCAGAACGCACCGCCCCAGGTCATGCCCCAGCACTTCCCCATGCCCAACGCCATGGGTGCTCCGCCCCAGCAGCCACAACAGGtgccgccgcagcagcagcagccgccccATGGGGCTCCCTCGATGCCGGGTGGCGGCAACGGTGCCGGTGGCGCACCCAGCGGTGCTCCTGGCTATGGAAATGGAAATCCCTTCGGCAACCTGGCCGCCGCCAACTTAGCCAACATGGTGGGCAATGCGAACGCCGGCTCCCTGGCTCCGGGTGCAGGTGCCCCTGGAAGCGGAGCACCCTTCATGCACATTGGAaatcaacagcagcagaagccCCAGCAGCAAAAACAGCCAA ACATGCTGGCCGGAGCCTCCCGTTCCACAACGCCCATCAGCCTGATTATCAGTCCCACGGCGGAGCTCacccagcagcaccagcagcagatGCAACAGAACACTGCCCAGGGTGGCAACGGGCGCGATGCAGGTCATAAGCGCCAgaaccaccagcagcagcattcGAATCAGCAGGGCCAGCAGCAACGTGGCGGATCCAACAACAACatgcatcagcagcagcagcggggaGGCAGCGGCAATGATTTCTATAACCAGCGGGATCGCCGTGACTCTGGTCGCCAGATggacaacaactacaacagcAATTACAGCAATAATCAGCGCAATAAtcgcggcggcggcggaggaggcggCAATGgcatgcagcagcagcagcgaggaggcggcggtggcggcaaTGGAGGAGGCGGTGGCAACGGAGCCTGGAATATGCATCGCGGAGGTCAGAACTCAAACAACATGATGATGCGTAATCGTGGAATGGGATCACGAGGTCCCATGCGACCAAATCag gGATATCGTCCGCAGTCGGCCAATCAGAACAAGCCGCTTAACAAGATCAAGTTCGAGGGCGACTTCGACTTCGAGCAGGCCAACAACAAGTTCGAGGAACTGCGCTCCCAGCTGGCGAAGCTCAAGGTGGCCGACGAGGCAGCCAAATCAACCGCCAACTCTACGGCAACCACAACTGCAACCAATGAGCAGGTGGGTGAAAAGGTTGAGGGCGCCGCCCATACA TTCTTTGATAATTTGCAGCTAAATGGGGAGACGGACAAGAAGGATGATTCTGGCAACGAGACCGGGGCCGGGGAGCATGAGCCGGAGGAGGATGATGTCCATGTGGGCTATGACAAGACCAAGTCGTTCTTCGACAACATTTCGTGCGAGGCTGCCCAGGACCGCAGCAAGAACAAGAAGAACGATTGGCGCCAGGAGCGCAAGTTGAACACCGAGACCTTTGGCGTTTCCTCGACTCGTCGTGGCAG CTACCGTGGACGCAACCATTACTACAATAATGGCAACATGGGCGGCGGAGCGGGCAATGGAGGCATGAACTCTGGCTATGGTGGAGCGCCGGGCTACAATCGCAACAACTACCGGATGggcggtggtggcggcggAAACTTCCGCAACCGAAGCAACAACCGGAACaatggcggcggcggtggcggccgGGGAAATGGTCAGCCCACTATTCCCAATGGCAATGGCAACCCAGCCGCTGCCCTGAAGGCGGCAGCCAACAATGCAGGATCCACGGACGCATCCGCCACAACAGCGACGACGAAATCGACGTCCCTCTTGCCAGAGCAGACGCAACAGGTGGCGGCAGttt CTCAATAA
- the LOC6493301 gene encoding protein LSM14 homolog B isoform X5, whose protein sequence is MSTGLPELGSKISLISKADIRYEGRLYTVDPQECTIALSSVRSFGTEDRDTQFQIAPQSQIYDYILFRGSDIKDIRVVNNHTLPHHNDPAIMQAQLQNAPPQVMPQHFPMPNAMGAPPQQPQQVPPQQQQPPHGAPSMPGGGNGAGGAPSGAPGYGNGNPFGNLAAANLANMVGNANAGSLAPGAGAPGSGAPFMHIGNQQQQKPQQQKQPISVLDMLAGASRSTTPISLIISPTAELTQQHQQQMQQNTAQGGNGRDAGHKRQNHQQQHSNQQGQQQRGGSNNNMHQQQQRGGSGNDFYNQRDRRDSGRQMDNNYNSNYSNNQRNNRGGGGGGGNGMQQQQRGGGGGGNGGGGGNGAWNMHRGGQNSNNMMMRNRGMGSRGPMRPNQGYRPQSANQNKPLNKIKFEGDFDFEQANNKFEELRSQLAKLKVADEAAKSTANSTATTTATNEQLNGETDKKDDSGNETGAGEHEPEEDDVHVGYDKTKSFFDNISCEAAQDRSKNKKNDWRQERKLNTETFGVSSTRRGSYRGRNHYYNNGNMGGGAGNGGMNSGYGGAPGYNRNNYRMGGGGGGNFRNRSNNRNNGGGGGGRGNGQPTIPNGNGNPAAALKAAANNAGSTDASATTATTKSTSLLPEQTQQVAAVSQ, encoded by the exons ATGAGTACGGGATTGCCGGAGTTGGGCTCAAAAATTAGCCTGATTTCGAAGGCGGACATCAGGTATGAAGGCCGCCTCTATACCGTGGATCCGCAGGAGTGCACCATTGCGCTCTCTAGTG tGCGCTCCTTCGGCACCGAGGACCGGGACACACAGTTCCAGATTGCGCCCCAGTCGCAGATCTACGACTACATCCTCTTCCGCGGCTCGGACATCAAGGACATTCGGGTGGTGAACAACCATACACTGCCCCACCACAATGATCCGGCGATCATGCAGGCCCAGCTCCAGAACGCACCGCCCCAGGTCATGCCCCAGCACTTCCCCATGCCCAACGCCATGGGTGCTCCGCCCCAGCAGCCACAACAGGtgccgccgcagcagcagcagccgccccATGGGGCTCCCTCGATGCCGGGTGGCGGCAACGGTGCCGGTGGCGCACCCAGCGGTGCTCCTGGCTATGGAAATGGAAATCCCTTCGGCAACCTGGCCGCCGCCAACTTAGCCAACATGGTGGGCAATGCGAACGCCGGCTCCCTGGCTCCGGGTGCAGGTGCCCCTGGAAGCGGAGCACCCTTCATGCACATTGGAaatcaacagcagcagaagccCCAGCAGCAAAAACAGCCAA TTTCCGTTTTAGACATGCTGGCCGGAGCCTCCCGTTCCACAACGCCCATCAGCCTGATTATCAGTCCCACGGCGGAGCTCacccagcagcaccagcagcagatGCAACAGAACACTGCCCAGGGTGGCAACGGGCGCGATGCAGGTCATAAGCGCCAgaaccaccagcagcagcattcGAATCAGCAGGGCCAGCAGCAACGTGGCGGATCCAACAACAACatgcatcagcagcagcagcggggaGGCAGCGGCAATGATTTCTATAACCAGCGGGATCGCCGTGACTCTGGTCGCCAGATggacaacaactacaacagcAATTACAGCAATAATCAGCGCAATAAtcgcggcggcggcggaggaggcggCAATGgcatgcagcagcagcagcgaggaggcggcggtggcggcaaTGGAGGAGGCGGTGGCAACGGAGCCTGGAATATGCATCGCGGAGGTCAGAACTCAAACAACATGATGATGCGTAATCGTGGAATGGGATCACGAGGTCCCATGCGACCAAATCag gGATATCGTCCGCAGTCGGCCAATCAGAACAAGCCGCTTAACAAGATCAAGTTCGAGGGCGACTTCGACTTCGAGCAGGCCAACAACAAGTTCGAGGAACTGCGCTCCCAGCTGGCGAAGCTCAAGGTGGCCGACGAGGCAGCCAAATCAACCGCCAACTCTACGGCAACCACAACTGCAACCAATGAGCAG CTAAATGGGGAGACGGACAAGAAGGATGATTCTGGCAACGAGACCGGGGCCGGGGAGCATGAGCCGGAGGAGGATGATGTCCATGTGGGCTATGACAAGACCAAGTCGTTCTTCGACAACATTTCGTGCGAGGCTGCCCAGGACCGCAGCAAGAACAAGAAGAACGATTGGCGCCAGGAGCGCAAGTTGAACACCGAGACCTTTGGCGTTTCCTCGACTCGTCGTGGCAG CTACCGTGGACGCAACCATTACTACAATAATGGCAACATGGGCGGCGGAGCGGGCAATGGAGGCATGAACTCTGGCTATGGTGGAGCGCCGGGCTACAATCGCAACAACTACCGGATGggcggtggtggcggcggAAACTTCCGCAACCGAAGCAACAACCGGAACaatggcggcggcggtggcggccgGGGAAATGGTCAGCCCACTATTCCCAATGGCAATGGCAACCCAGCCGCTGCCCTGAAGGCGGCAGCCAACAATGCAGGATCCACGGACGCATCCGCCACAACAGCGACGACGAAATCGACGTCCCTCTTGCCAGAGCAGACGCAACAGGTGGCGGCAGttt CTCAATAA